A part of Thermococcus sp. LS1 genomic DNA contains:
- the hflX gene encoding GTPase HflX — MRAIGVIRKSRRERISREEFEELLRSAGYEVVAILEQNREEHPKYNIGKGKFEELKELVRELQPDKVIFANKLTPSQAYNLWKELRVEIIDKWQLVLEIFERRAHSKEAKLQVELASLQYEIPLVKEAIRRIKLGDRAGFKGMGEYQTQQYLKHIRYRMGKIRKELERVKADREVKRKRREEVGFILLALAGYTNAGKSTLLNTLAREEIEARDQMFTTLDTTTRRFKLGGKRVLVTDTVGFIDGLPPFIVEAFHSTLEEIVKADIVLLVLDVSEPWPEIRRKFLASLNVLRELKALDKPMVVVLNKRDLTSEEDVKDKSERIMEIVEERGINVSRVVSISAKFGQLEELYGALEEVVLTLPKYGAFEITVREPEKVPQVMALINAIGEVLSVEYGEETKIEAYIQTGMIKELTRLGVEIKRLNQPHQ, encoded by the coding sequence ATGAGAGCAATAGGGGTCATCAGAAAATCCAGGCGCGAGAGGATAAGCCGGGAAGAGTTCGAGGAGCTGTTAAGGAGTGCCGGCTACGAGGTAGTGGCGATTCTCGAACAGAACCGTGAGGAGCACCCTAAGTACAATATCGGAAAGGGAAAGTTCGAGGAGCTCAAAGAGCTCGTGAGAGAGCTTCAGCCGGATAAGGTCATCTTCGCCAACAAGCTCACGCCAAGTCAGGCCTACAACCTCTGGAAAGAGCTGAGGGTGGAGATAATAGACAAGTGGCAGCTGGTTCTTGAGATATTCGAGAGGCGCGCGCATTCAAAAGAGGCAAAGCTCCAGGTGGAGCTGGCGAGCCTGCAGTATGAAATTCCTCTCGTAAAGGAGGCCATCAGGAGAATAAAGCTCGGCGATAGGGCAGGATTCAAGGGAATGGGTGAGTATCAGACCCAGCAGTATCTTAAGCACATCCGCTACCGTATGGGCAAGATAAGGAAGGAGCTGGAGAGGGTAAAGGCGGACCGCGAGGTTAAAAGGAAGCGCAGGGAAGAGGTTGGCTTCATTTTGCTCGCCTTAGCGGGCTACACGAACGCCGGAAAGTCAACGCTCCTCAACACCCTCGCGAGGGAGGAGATAGAGGCGAGAGACCAGATGTTCACCACCCTGGACACGACAACGAGGCGCTTCAAGCTCGGCGGTAAGAGGGTTCTAGTCACCGACACGGTCGGCTTCATTGACGGCCTCCCGCCGTTTATCGTTGAAGCCTTCCACTCCACGCTGGAGGAGATAGTTAAGGCCGATATAGTCCTGCTCGTTCTCGATGTGAGCGAGCCCTGGCCGGAGATACGGAGGAAATTCCTGGCATCGCTCAACGTCTTGAGGGAGCTTAAGGCCTTGGATAAGCCTATGGTAGTCGTCCTCAACAAGAGGGACCTGACGAGCGAGGAGGACGTTAAAGATAAATCTGAGAGGATAATGGAAATAGTCGAGGAGAGGGGGATAAACGTCTCCCGTGTCGTTTCCATCTCGGCCAAGTTCGGTCAGCTGGAGGAGCTCTACGGAGCGCTGGAAGAGGTGGTACTAACCCTGCCCAAGTACGGGGCCTTCGAGATAACCGTGAGGGAGCCTGAGAAAGTCCCTCAGGTCATGGCTCTGATAAATGCTATCGGTGAGGTTTTGTCGGTTGAGTACGGCGAGGAGACGAAAATAGAAGCCTACATCCAGACGGGAATGATAAAGGAGCTGACGAGGCTGGGGGTCGAGATAAAGCGGCTAAACCAGCCCCACCAATGA
- a CDS encoding nascent polypeptide-associated complex protein: MMGMNPRQMKKLMRQMGIKMEELENVEEVVIKLPDREIILRDVSAMVITAQGEKSYQIVAGREEVRPILKISEEDIQLVMEQAGVDYETAKKALEEAEGDLAEAILKLTEG; this comes from the coding sequence ATGATGGGAATGAACCCAAGGCAGATGAAGAAGCTCATGCGCCAGATGGGCATCAAGATGGAGGAGCTTGAAAACGTTGAGGAGGTCGTTATAAAGCTCCCAGACAGGGAGATAATCCTCCGTGACGTTTCAGCTATGGTGATAACCGCTCAGGGCGAGAAGAGCTACCAGATAGTTGCTGGCAGGGAGGAAGTAAGGCCAATCCTCAAGATTTCCGAGGAGGATATCCAACTCGTCATGGAGCAGGCGGGCGTTGACTACGAGACGGCAAAGAAGGCGCTGGAAGAGGCAGAGGGCGACCTCGCGGAGGCCATTCTCAAGCTCACTGAGGGCTGA
- a CDS encoding carboxymuconolactone decarboxylase family protein: MDCEDVQVKLKEIEELLDKLGKEHPKEIAAFSRFLREVVDNKALTTREKELIALALGIAQGCEWCIYLHTQKALEAGAKKEELIEAGLVAVLMAGGPALMHLIPLMKAIETFEKEHGTE; encoded by the coding sequence ATGGACTGTGAGGACGTCCAGGTTAAGTTGAAGGAAATAGAGGAGCTCCTTGACAAGCTCGGCAAGGAGCACCCGAAAGAGATAGCCGCCTTTTCTAGGTTCCTCCGCGAGGTTGTTGACAACAAGGCCCTCACAACGAGGGAGAAGGAGCTTATTGCCCTTGCCCTCGGCATAGCTCAGGGCTGTGAGTGGTGCATCTATCTCCACACCCAGAAGGCACTCGAAGCGGGCGCTAAGAAAGAAGAGCTCATCGAGGCCGGTCTCGTCGCGGTTCTCATGGCCGGCGGTCCAGCACTTATGCACCTCATACCGCTCATGAAGGCCATAGAGACCTTTGAAAAAGAGCATGGAACGGAGTGA